Proteins found in one Anoplolepis gracilipes chromosome 7, ASM4749672v1, whole genome shotgun sequence genomic segment:
- the Idh gene encoding isocitrate dehydrogenase [NADP] cytoplasmic isoform X1, with amino-acid sequence MFTPHRILQPGVRFIKTVRSLQSASYPVTSSSSGLLLTREFNRRYLLQNPSSVESLVKTFGASFTTMAKIKAGAVVDILGDEMTRIIWDSIKEKLILPYLDIELHTYDLGIENRDATDDNVTVECAKAIKRYNVGIKCATITPDEKRLEEFKLKQMWKSPNGTIRNILGGTVFREAIICKNIPRLVVGWKKPIIIGRHAHADQYKATDFVVPGPGKLEITWTGDSGEKIQYTVHEFKGPGIALAQYNTDESICAFAHSSFQYALSRNYPLYLSTKNTILKKYDGRFKDIFQEIYDDEYKQQFEAKKIWYEHRLIDDMVAYAMKSEGGFVWSCKNYDGDVQSDSVAQGYGSLGMMTSVLLCPDGRTIEAEAAHGTVTRHYRQYQQGKETSTNPIASIFAWTRGLLHRAKLDNNADLKHFAETLEKVCIDTIESGYFTKDLAICIKGMDNVTRADYLETFEFMDKLANNLKKQLNA; translated from the exons ATGTTTACGCCCCACCGTATTCTCCAACCGGGGGTACGTTTTATAAAGACTGTACGCTCGTTACAGTCGGCCAGTTACCCTGTcacatcgtcgtcgtcgggaTTGTTGCTAACTCGGGAATTTAATCGCCGTTACCTGCTGCAAAATCCGTCATCGGTGGAATCGCTCGTAAAAACCTTTGGAGCATCATTTACGACAATGGCGAAAATAAAG GCAGGCGCAGTCGTCGACATTCTTGGAGATGAAATGACACGCATCATATGGGATTCAATCAAGGAGAAACTCATTTTGCCCTACTTAGACATTGAGCTGCATACGTACGACTTGGGTATCGAAAATCGTGATGCCACGGACGATAACGTGACGGTGGAATGCGCAAAGGCAATTAAACGTTACAACGTCGGCATCAAGTGCGCCACTATTACGCCCGACGAGAAACGCCTAGAGGAGTTCAAGCTGAAGCAAATGTGGAAGAGCCCTAACGGCACGATTAGAAACATCCTGGGCGGCACCGTGTTTCGCGAGGCGATCATCTGCAAGAATATACCGCGTCTGGTAGTAGGTTGGAAAAAACCAATCATCATTGGTAGACACGCGCATGCTGATCAATACAAGGCAACGGATTTCGTAGTACCAGGTCCGGGCAAGTTGGAGATCACATGGACCGGGGATTCCGGCGAAAAGATTCAATACACCGTGCACGAGTTTAAGGGTCCCGGTATCGCCCTGGCTCAATATAACACCGATGAGAGCATATGCGCGTTTGCTCATAGTTCATTCCAGTACGCGCTGTCGCGAAATTACCCGCTCTACTTGTCAACGAAAAATACAATTCTCAAAAAGTACGACGGCCGCTTCAAAGACATATTCCAGGAGATCTATGATGATGAGTATAAACAGCAATTCGAGGCGAAGAAAATATGGTATGAACATCGGTTGATCGACGACATGGTGGCGTATGCTATGAAGTCGGAAGGTGGTTTCGTGTGGTCGTGCAAAAACTATGACGGGGATGTGCAATCAGATTCGGTGGCGCAAGGCTATGGTTCTCTAGGTATGATGACCTCGGTCCTCCTATGTCCGGACGGTCGCACGATCGAGGCCGAAGCTGCTCATGGCACCGTCACTCGTCACTATCGTCAGTACCAGCAGGGCAAGGAGACATCCACAAACCCGATCGCTTCCATCTTTGCGTGGACCCGCGGACTGTTGCATCGTGCCAAGCTCGATAATAACGCGGATCTGAAACACTTTGCTGAAACCCTGGAAAAAGTCTGCATAGATACCATCGAGTCTGGTTATTTCACCAAGGATCTCGCCATATGCATTAAGGGTATGGATAATGTCACCAGGGCTGATTACCTGGAGACTTTCGAATTTATGGACAAGCTGGCCAACAATCTGAAGAAACAGCTTAACGCGTGA
- the Idh gene encoding isocitrate dehydrogenase [NADP] cytoplasmic isoform X2 yields the protein MAKIKAGAVVDILGDEMTRIIWDSIKEKLILPYLDIELHTYDLGIENRDATDDNVTVECAKAIKRYNVGIKCATITPDEKRLEEFKLKQMWKSPNGTIRNILGGTVFREAIICKNIPRLVVGWKKPIIIGRHAHADQYKATDFVVPGPGKLEITWTGDSGEKIQYTVHEFKGPGIALAQYNTDESICAFAHSSFQYALSRNYPLYLSTKNTILKKYDGRFKDIFQEIYDDEYKQQFEAKKIWYEHRLIDDMVAYAMKSEGGFVWSCKNYDGDVQSDSVAQGYGSLGMMTSVLLCPDGRTIEAEAAHGTVTRHYRQYQQGKETSTNPIASIFAWTRGLLHRAKLDNNADLKHFAETLEKVCIDTIESGYFTKDLAICIKGMDNVTRADYLETFEFMDKLANNLKKQLNA from the exons ATGGCGAAAATAAAG GCAGGCGCAGTCGTCGACATTCTTGGAGATGAAATGACACGCATCATATGGGATTCAATCAAGGAGAAACTCATTTTGCCCTACTTAGACATTGAGCTGCATACGTACGACTTGGGTATCGAAAATCGTGATGCCACGGACGATAACGTGACGGTGGAATGCGCAAAGGCAATTAAACGTTACAACGTCGGCATCAAGTGCGCCACTATTACGCCCGACGAGAAACGCCTAGAGGAGTTCAAGCTGAAGCAAATGTGGAAGAGCCCTAACGGCACGATTAGAAACATCCTGGGCGGCACCGTGTTTCGCGAGGCGATCATCTGCAAGAATATACCGCGTCTGGTAGTAGGTTGGAAAAAACCAATCATCATTGGTAGACACGCGCATGCTGATCAATACAAGGCAACGGATTTCGTAGTACCAGGTCCGGGCAAGTTGGAGATCACATGGACCGGGGATTCCGGCGAAAAGATTCAATACACCGTGCACGAGTTTAAGGGTCCCGGTATCGCCCTGGCTCAATATAACACCGATGAGAGCATATGCGCGTTTGCTCATAGTTCATTCCAGTACGCGCTGTCGCGAAATTACCCGCTCTACTTGTCAACGAAAAATACAATTCTCAAAAAGTACGACGGCCGCTTCAAAGACATATTCCAGGAGATCTATGATGATGAGTATAAACAGCAATTCGAGGCGAAGAAAATATGGTATGAACATCGGTTGATCGACGACATGGTGGCGTATGCTATGAAGTCGGAAGGTGGTTTCGTGTGGTCGTGCAAAAACTATGACGGGGATGTGCAATCAGATTCGGTGGCGCAAGGCTATGGTTCTCTAGGTATGATGACCTCGGTCCTCCTATGTCCGGACGGTCGCACGATCGAGGCCGAAGCTGCTCATGGCACCGTCACTCGTCACTATCGTCAGTACCAGCAGGGCAAGGAGACATCCACAAACCCGATCGCTTCCATCTTTGCGTGGACCCGCGGACTGTTGCATCGTGCCAAGCTCGATAATAACGCGGATCTGAAACACTTTGCTGAAACCCTGGAAAAAGTCTGCATAGATACCATCGAGTCTGGTTATTTCACCAAGGATCTCGCCATATGCATTAAGGGTATGGATAATGTCACCAGGGCTGATTACCTGGAGACTTTCGAATTTATGGACAAGCTGGCCAACAATCTGAAGAAACAGCTTAACGCGTGA